Part of the Paenibacillus aurantius genome, TCGTGACGAACCTAGGCAAGCTGCTTGATCCGTTGGCGGACAAGCTTCTGGTGTCGGCGGTACTCGTTTCGTTGGTGGAAATGAACAAGCTCAGCGCTTGGATCGTCATCGTCATCATCAGCCGGGAATTTGCAGTGACCGGTTTGCGCCAAATTGCGCTGCTTGAGGGGATCGTCATGGCGGCGGACAAGTGGGGCAAATGGAAAACGGCCGTACAGATCACGGCGATCATTTCCCTTCTGCTGAACAATTTTCCTTTTAACTTCATCGACTTCCCGTTTGACCAGGTGGTCAGCTGGCTGGCGGCGATCATTACGCTTTACTCCGGCTACGTCTATTTTATTAAAAACAAGCATGTCATCAACTATGACAACATCTAAAACAGTAGGGGACACCCTATTGTTTTTTATTCCCCCCATAAGGGCTTAGGAAAAAGGAGATGGCGG contains:
- the pgsA gene encoding CDP-diacylglycerol--glycerol-3-phosphate 3-phosphatidyltransferase: MNLANRITVARILLVPVIIFFLLVKVKFPDIKLQEFSITYNQIIAALIFIVAASTDSLDGYIARKRKLVTNLGKLLDPLADKLLVSAVLVSLVEMNKLSAWIVIVIISREFAVTGLRQIALLEGIVMAADKWGKWKTAVQITAIISLLLNNFPFNFIDFPFDQVVSWLAAIITLYSGYVYFIKNKHVINYDNI